gttaaatcgtgatttttcatttataaccgtcgaaaacttttgtcccattacttgatctctgaatgtttgttttttgcaatttttggcgtatgcgatctcgaagtatatacaaacatgtttgacggttggatcattgaaactagttttgtagaatgagtatcccatcaaaacaatagattcactaatacttaagagtttattcatacttttattaagtataatataagattttgtggtatccactagtgtaaatattttaaattgaagatcgaattcaatcattgtattcatatagggtcaaggagtgtggttgtaaaaaatcatcaaaatcggagttaaaatgactgttaaatcgtgatttttcgtttataaccgtcaaaaagttttgtcccgttacttgctctctgaatgtttgttttttgcaatatttggcgtatgcgatctcgaagtatatacaaacatgtttgacggttggatcgttgaaattagtttcgtataattcgtatcccatgaagttcaatggtgtatgtgtgtgtatatatatatatatatttatttattaagtagatttaaatctatttattttgtatgtataattattatagtttttaggggtataaaatttaatatatatatatatatatatatataattattatagttaatattttgggtataattattatagtatatataattatgataattattatagttaatttaatatatatatataattattatagtttttaggggtataaaattgttaaattaatatatatatatataattattatagtatttttttagggttataaattattaaattaatattctgcttatcgtgtatcgtgttaccacgtgtatacccgaacaaacccgttatcttaacaggtgcttatcgggttacccaatAACGACCcatttcgttatcgtgtcgacccgaacacctattaatttcgtgtcgtgtcgtgtcgggttatcgggtcgtgtcaggaattgccaggcctaatcatgagcacaatagatacgtgttcttaagttgttcatcggatccggctcatattcatcgacgccatcataatcatactcatcttcaacaatcatgttgtggagaataatacacgtcatcatgatggatcgaagagcctcgacatcaaacattctagctgcagccctgataatcgcccaacgagcttgcaggataccaaaacaatgctcgacatccttcctacacccttcttgacattttgcaaagtgtttttccttttcaatctgtggatgtggcactgttttgacaaatgttgatcaccttgggtaaatgtcatctgcaaggtagtatgATCCCTCGTATTGGGTACCATTAATGGTATATGTGCATCTCGGTGAGTTTCCTTGCAGCAGTTCgtcgaacactggggattgggcaaggacatttatgtcattctgagctcctggaacaccaaaaaaagcatgccaaatccatgtatcaaatgaagccaccgcttccaaaatgatgcTTTTGGCTCATTTTCTGTTGCTATATGCTCCTTGccacgcacttggacagtttttccaagtccagtgcatgcagtccatgcttccaatcatgccagggaagcctcgcatctcacccttcctcagaagccttcgcatgtcccttggcgtgggtgtccggaggtactcattggtgtagagggcttcaattgcagagcaaaaccgcatcagggactccaaaacagttgtttttcccatcctcgcgatctcatccacttgatctgcagatgctccatatgcaagcattcgcaaggatgccgtaattttttgctcgggaataagacctagaacatgaaaagcatcctctttttgcacaaagtatgaatcatggttgcaaatatcactcatgattttgttgaacaaatttcgttgcattctaaaacgtcgtctaaaaatatgatcagggaatatgctattgggaataaaataatcttccaatagatttttacctcgtttttccctttttctatcgaggtttgcaacacgtcttggtttggctatctgacccacggcttccatgacacggcgggaatgtgaggccttctgccttctatggtgatcatcctcatcctcctccatgaagaaagcctcatctccacctccacttCCACCTTCCTTGAGATTGGCCAATTCtgcctgttgtgccaacaacctttgttgttgctcctgcaactgtttatacacccttcttgaagaagacattgtaataagaactcaagatttgaaaacgatgaacaaggatctgagctaaaaagaaggattgagcttggtgtgaggatggatgtagggatgtagggtttatatggacaaaaaaagaaaggatgaggttctggacaatgccacgtggcactatGTGATTGgctgaaaatcttatcgaaatcttggctaaattattgtaaaccggaagtgacacgtggcgtgtcgggattggtAAAAAATATTATcagaaatctatccacaaaatagtacgttcagataatgacacgtggcatgacgtgattggttgaaaatcttatcgaaatcttggctaaattattgtaaaacgaAAGTGACACATGGCGTGtggggattggttgaaaatcttagcggaaatctattcacaaaatagtacgttcagataatgacatgtggcgtgacgagattggtaaaaaatcctatccgaaattaaaactattttatttttttattcttttagacaaaatttaaaaatattttaaatgggctgggtgccagcgcattttgtagggatggagatcgtttgtgccagcgcattttttcatTAGGTGCCAgcgtatttttttaggggtggagatgccttggcctattactgttcattggagtctgttactgttcatttgagtggataaatacgctgggtgctggcgcaaagtccttaggggtggaattgctcttataTTGGTGACCTCACTAGACCGAATCACAGACGTCAAGGCCCGAATCGTCGCCACGGCCTCAGCATCCTCTTCAGCGTCATCGTCATGAAGCTCAATGCCTTTGGACGTACTATTGGTTGATGAGGCTGTTTTTGGTGTGATGATCTGCAGCGCCTGCGGGAAGTATAAACGAAACCTCCTGCTTTGGCTGAGCTGCTTTGGCGGTCTGATCGAGCTCCTGGAAATCTCAGCGGCCGAAATCTTTCTGGTCACACGAACCTAAGATCATCACCATGGGCCAAGCATTGGCCATGGTGTTGGAAAGACCCACGAGCCCGTGGACACATCTGGGATTCGAGACCGTGAGGAGGACTCCGGGTCGACCCGTTAGATCTCGTAGGCAGAGGTGGCGTAACCCGTCGACTGCTCGTTGTTCACCATTTTCTGAGGTTTGTGAAGCTCACTCACTGTGTGTTGATCGTGGTGTGTACGGGATTCAGCGAGGTCGCATGTTATTTTCTTCATGTCGGCGGATGAGGCCATGGCTGCCTGGAGAAGCAAGATTAAATCAAAGGTTGAGATTTATGTCAAAGCATGTGATCTTGGGTCGACTCTGGATGATGACAAAACTCGATCGTCGGAATACAATGTGAAGTGCGTAATGAAAGATGAACAAGTTGGAAGTTCGATCTGATCCCAAATGCCGAGATTATACATATTTGTATATTTCCACTACTTGTTTATGTAACATCTCTGCAagcagaagaaagaatcactcaactctcactctttctctctcttactctttctctctctagctttcTCTGAGTCTGTGCTACTTTAATATATTGTTTACCGACTTGTAAAATGTATCATTTGTTctttttgtcattatcattaaatgAAGTTGTTAGATTGTTTTTAGTTATATCAAGCAAAAAAAAGCACCATGAAGAACACATATGAATTAATAAGGTATTAAATTAGTTAGTTACAATTTCTAGTCACcgataatttaaaaaaaattattttattttattacaaatAATAATCTATACTAAAAGGAGGGAGATCATTTAAATCCGAAATGTAATAGGTTGAAATAAAAGACTTAACTTTTAAGGCAATCCGTCACTTGCCATACCGTttcaaaaatgaagaaaattagTCATGACCACAATTAACCAATCAATATGAAGTTGCCTATTGGGTTTGCCCGTTCTAGAAGAGAAAACATGAACATCCCTTCTGCTTCCTCCCAATAGAGCCCAATTTGATCCTTCTCCTTGAAGCCTCTCCTCAGCACAAACTCCAGCCACCATTGTCCGTTGAGAACGTAAAGTCCGCGTCCCCAACAGGTGAAATTCACGTAATGCATAGTGTTCGTATCACAATCATGAACTCTGGCTCGTAAGCCCATTCCACTCTGAACCCTTTCGAATAACTTGTCGCCCAAGTAAGACCGAACATTGTCTATGATCCATTTTTTCGGAAGCAACAGACTCGCGTACTTTTCAAGGTCGCTTACCCCTAACTTGTTGATTTTCCAACTTCCAAGGCTCCTCAGGTTGCGGTAGTAGCTGGTTTTCTTTCATCTTCCTCGCAGACATATGGTCACGTTTACGTAATTTGGGAGGAAGAGAAGCAGGGTCTGATTCCAAATGTTTTCCTTGTTTGTGTCATAATTCCAAGTTGGATCACACAATGTGAGGGCAGTGGAAACTTGGTATGTTGATACTTCGTCTTCCATCGGTAATATTAATGTCGAAAATTAACAGAGAATTGAACTGCAGGGAAACAAATCTGAGATGGTTTTCTGTGTGaaaaaatttggatgaaatcgAAGAAGAGCAGGGAGAGTGAGTATTAATAaggatttttcaattttatccaCTTTTGGTCGGGAAAATATTGCTACCCGTTTCAATTGCCTTTCCTTTTTTGCACTGAGTTAACTTGGATGTTTATAGCAGTGGAGATTTAA
The nucleotide sequence above comes from Malus sylvestris chromosome 16, drMalSylv7.2, whole genome shotgun sequence. Encoded proteins:
- the LOC126606902 gene encoding uncharacterized protein LOC126606902 — protein: MEEDEDDHHRRQKASHSRRVMEAVGQIAKPRRVANLDRKREKRGLIPEQKITASLRMLAYGASADQVDEIARMGKTTVLESLMRFCSAIEALYTNEYLRTPTPRDMRRLLRKGEMRGFPGMIGSMDCMHWTWKNCPSAWQGAYSNRK